In Streptomyces chartreusis NRRL 3882, the following are encoded in one genomic region:
- the lepB gene encoding signal peptidase I, with the protein MGDVAVGARSGHDGEEHRGRPAQSAVPAANSAVTSGNDSGAAEDDRVTGEHSTAEGEGPGGTARTPKKQRSFWKELPILIGIALVLALLIKTFLVQAFSIPSDSMQNTLQQGDRVLVDKLTPWFGSEPERGEVVVFHDPDNWLAGEPTADPNALQTFLSWIGLMPSAEEKDLIKRVVGVGGDTVECKGTGPLTVNGKALDERSYVYAGNTPCSVDDQGGQFKVKVPKGYIWVMGDHRQNSRDSRYNQSDEHHGMVPVKDVVGRAIVIAWPINRWDTLPVPDTFDQAGLGAQPAAAGPAVAPQGLALLGVVPVVLWRRRKQ; encoded by the coding sequence GTGGGGGATGTGGCGGTTGGCGCACGGTCCGGACACGACGGCGAGGAGCACCGCGGACGCCCCGCGCAATCCGCCGTCCCGGCCGCGAACAGCGCCGTGACCTCCGGGAATGACTCCGGGGCAGCCGAGGACGACAGGGTGACAGGCGAGCACAGCACAGCCGAGGGCGAAGGGCCGGGAGGCACGGCCCGGACGCCGAAGAAGCAACGCTCCTTCTGGAAGGAGCTGCCCATCCTGATCGGCATCGCGCTGGTGCTCGCGTTGCTGATCAAGACCTTCCTGGTGCAGGCGTTCTCCATCCCGTCCGACTCGATGCAGAACACCCTCCAGCAGGGCGACCGCGTCCTGGTCGACAAGCTGACCCCCTGGTTTGGCTCCGAGCCCGAGCGCGGCGAGGTCGTGGTCTTCCACGACCCGGACAACTGGCTGGCGGGCGAGCCGACCGCGGATCCGAACGCCCTGCAGACGTTCCTCAGCTGGATCGGCCTCATGCCGTCCGCGGAGGAGAAGGACCTCATCAAGCGGGTCGTCGGCGTCGGCGGCGACACGGTCGAGTGCAAGGGCACGGGCCCGCTGACGGTCAACGGCAAGGCGCTGGACGAGCGGTCCTACGTCTACGCGGGCAACACGCCGTGCAGCGTCGACGACCAGGGCGGTCAATTCAAGGTAAAGGTTCCCAAGGGCTACATCTGGGTCATGGGTGACCACCGGCAGAACTCCCGGGACTCCCGCTACAACCAGTCGGACGAGCACCACGGCATGGTCCCGGTGAAGGACGTCGTCGGCCGGGCCATCGTCATCGCCTGGCCGATCAACCGCTGGGACACCCTGCCCGTGCCGGACACCTTCGACCAGGCGGGCCTGGGCGCCCAGCCGGCCGCTGCCGGTCCGGCGGTGGCGCCGCAGGGACTGGCGCTGCTGGGTGTGGTGCCGGTGGTGCTGTGGCGCCGCAGGAAGCAGTGA
- the lepB gene encoding signal peptidase I encodes MGNRGKPRGAPASPADNLLPTGARRAASPSGGRTRAERRKLQKKVKRRRRRGAVKEIPLLVGVAVLIALVLKTFLVQAFVIPSGSMEQTIQIGDRVLVDKLTPWFGSKPQRGDVVVFKDPGGWLRDEQTTPQKDDPVVIKQVKEGLTFIGLLPSDNEKDLIKRVVGVGGDRVKCCDTQGRVTVNGIPLNEDYLYPGNAPSDTPFDITVPPGRLWVMGDHRNNSADSRAHQDTDYGGTVSEEEVVGRAMVIAWPFGHWSTLEEPNTYASVSDSATGSTAAAELSHRVASDDSNGTIQLPTPAELPLVMGVVGLRRVWGRRRHRVRSWRGGCGGWRTVRTRRRGAPRTPRAIRRPGREQRRDLRE; translated from the coding sequence ATGGGTAACCGCGGCAAACCGCGCGGCGCCCCCGCCAGCCCCGCGGACAACCTGCTGCCCACCGGTGCCCGGCGCGCCGCCAGCCCGTCCGGCGGCCGTACGCGCGCCGAGCGGCGCAAGCTCCAGAAGAAGGTCAAGCGGCGCCGCAGGCGCGGTGCCGTCAAGGAGATACCGCTCCTCGTGGGCGTCGCCGTCCTCATAGCGCTCGTGCTGAAGACGTTCCTCGTCCAGGCCTTCGTCATCCCGTCCGGCTCCATGGAGCAGACGATCCAGATCGGCGACCGCGTCCTGGTCGACAAGCTCACCCCGTGGTTCGGCTCCAAGCCGCAGCGCGGGGACGTCGTCGTCTTCAAGGACCCCGGCGGCTGGCTCCGGGACGAGCAGACCACGCCGCAGAAGGACGACCCGGTCGTCATCAAGCAGGTCAAGGAAGGGCTCACCTTCATCGGCCTGCTGCCGTCCGACAACGAGAAGGACCTCATCAAGCGGGTCGTCGGCGTCGGCGGAGACCGCGTCAAGTGCTGCGACACCCAAGGGCGGGTGACCGTCAACGGCATCCCGCTGAACGAGGACTACCTCTACCCCGGCAACGCCCCGTCCGACACGCCGTTCGACATCACGGTCCCCCCGGGCCGGCTGTGGGTGATGGGCGACCACCGGAACAACTCCGCGGACTCCCGCGCCCACCAGGACACCGACTACGGCGGCACGGTCTCCGAGGAGGAGGTCGTCGGCCGCGCCATGGTCATCGCCTGGCCCTTCGGGCACTGGAGCACCCTGGAGGAACCGAACACGTACGCCTCCGTGTCCGACTCGGCCACCGGGTCGACCGCTGCCGCCGAACTGTCGCATAGGGTTGCCTCCGACGATTCGAACGGAACGATCCAGCTCCCGACCCCTGCGGAACTCCCGCTCGTTATGGGAGTGGTGGGCCTGCGTCGTGTATGGGGCAGGCGGCGGCACAGAGTGAGGAGTTGGCGTGGGGGATGTGGCGGTTGGCGCACGGTCCGGACACGACGGCGAGGAGCACCGCGGACGCCCCGCGCAATCCGCCGTCCCGGCCGCGAACAGCGCCGTGACCTCCGGGAATGA
- the lepB gene encoding signal peptidase I, with product MDTEAQPTERDRSSRPSDSEDTSEPGGPEERSRFALSRVTEWVPGGRITLTLLACLLFLLVLSTFVLRPFQIPSGSMEQGLRIGDRVLVNKLAYRFGAEPQRGDIVVFDGTGYFGHADYIKRVVGVGGDHVVCCDKEGRIQVNGRPVDESGFLYPGDSPSTVPFDVVVPAGTLFVLGDHRGDSSDSRDHLGSPGGGMVPVDEVIGRADWIVWPFGHATRLHRPDAYAHVPAAAGGAGAHG from the coding sequence ATGGACACCGAAGCTCAGCCGACGGAGCGCGACCGCTCCTCCCGCCCTTCCGACTCCGAGGACACCTCGGAACCCGGAGGGCCGGAGGAACGGTCGCGTTTCGCGTTGTCGCGTGTCACCGAGTGGGTCCCGGGCGGCCGGATCACTCTGACGCTGCTGGCCTGCCTGCTCTTCCTGCTGGTGCTCAGCACATTCGTGCTGCGGCCGTTCCAGATCCCCAGCGGATCCATGGAACAGGGATTGAGGATCGGGGACCGGGTTCTCGTAAATAAGTTGGCATACCGTTTCGGTGCCGAGCCGCAGCGGGGAGACATCGTCGTGTTCGACGGGACCGGGTACTTCGGGCACGCGGACTACATCAAACGCGTTGTCGGCGTGGGGGGAGACCACGTTGTCTGCTGCGACAAGGAGGGGAGGATCCAGGTGAACGGCCGGCCGGTCGACGAGTCGGGCTTCCTCTATCCCGGCGACAGCCCCTCCACCGTGCCTTTCGACGTCGTCGTGCCCGCCGGCACCCTGTTCGTCCTCGGAGACCACCGCGGCGACTCCAGCGACTCCCGTGACCACCTCGGATCGCCGGGCGGCGGCATGGTCCCGGTCGACGAGGTGATCGGCCGCGCCGACTGGATCGTCTGGCCCTTCGGCCACGCCACCCGGCTGCACCGCCCCGACGCCTACGCGCACGTGCCCGCTGCCGCCGGAGGGGCGGGCGCCCATGGGTAA
- the rplS gene encoding 50S ribosomal protein L19 has translation MSHLLDTVDSASLRSDVPAFRPGDTVNVHVRVIEGNRSRVQQFKGVVIRRQGAGVRETFTVRKVSFSVGVERTFPVHTPIVEKIELVTKGDVRRAKLYYLRELRGKAAKIKEKREN, from the coding sequence ATGTCTCACCTGCTCGACACTGTCGACTCCGCGTCGCTGCGCAGCGACGTCCCCGCCTTCCGCCCGGGCGACACGGTCAACGTGCACGTCCGCGTCATCGAGGGCAACCGCTCCCGTGTGCAGCAGTTCAAGGGTGTGGTGATCCGCCGACAGGGTGCCGGCGTGCGCGAGACCTTCACGGTCCGCAAGGTCTCCTTCTCCGTCGGCGTCGAGCGCACCTTCCCGGTGCACACCCCGATCGTGGAGAAGATCGAGCTCGTCACCAAGGGTGACGTCCGCCGCGCCAAGCTGTACTACCTGCGCGAGCTGCGCGGCAAGGCCGCGAAGATCAAGGAGAAGCGCGAGAACTGA